Proteins from one Cryptomeria japonica chromosome 4, Sugi_1.0, whole genome shotgun sequence genomic window:
- the LOC131053590 gene encoding acyl carrier protein 1, chloroplastic, with protein MAAAAATSTPTSSLIQPISAKRVGLAASHQSQHVTLQSSSRVSQLNGLRICLKRQVAANRTWKTRSFGSPAFTIFAVTALPETLATVQDVIAKQLSIEVDTVQPATKFADLGADSLDTVEIMMALEEKFEISIGEGGAENIASVQDAADLIEKVKFEGA; from the exons ATGGCAGCAGCAGCAGCAACTTCCACCCCCACCTCATCACTCATTCAGCCAATTTCAGCGAAAAGAGTCGGCCTCGCGGCTTCCCACCAATCTCAACATGTTACCCTACAATCATCATCT AGGGTTTCTCAGTTGAATGGACTAAGAATCTGCCTCAAACGCCAAGTTGCGGCAAACAGAACATGGAAAACCCGTTCCTTTGGCTCCCCTGCATTCACAATCTTTGCCGTCACC GCTCTGCCGGAAACACTGGCAACAGTGCAGGATGTAATTGCGAAGCAGCTGTCGATTGAGGTGGACACCGTTCAGCCGGCAACTAAGTTTGCCGATCTGGGCGCCGATTCGTTAGATACc GTGGAGATAATGATGGCGTTGGAGGAGAAGTTCGAGATATCGATAGGAGAGGGAGGAGCAGAGAATATTGCTTCTGTTCAAGATGCAGCCGACCTCATCGAGAAGGTCAAATTTGAGGGAGCATAA